GGAGTGGACCTTAAGGTGATCGGCATATACGGCAGGTCCCCTAAGGCCTTTACCATCCTGGCGAAAGACGGCTCTATCCAGAAGGTCTCGGACCTGAAGGGCAAAAAGGTCGCCGGTCCTAAGGGAACCATCCTTCACCAGCTGCTGGTGGCGGCCCTTAAAAGGGAGGGGCTGAAGCCCAGCGATGTGGAGTTCGTCGGTATGGGCCTCTCCGAGGGGGTTACCGCCATGCTTAACGGTAACGTCGAGGCATGTCTGGCCGCTGGCCCGGCGGTCCTTCGTGCTACAGAGCAGGGTGCCAGGATCATCGCCGACGGCGAGGGGCTGGTCGACGCCACAACCGTCATAGCTGTTAGAGGCGATCTCCTGAGAAACCACCCTGAGACGGTCCGCAAGTTCCTGGAGGTGGACCGCAAGAGCAGGGCCATTATGGAGCAGGAAAGGGACAGGGCCATAGACATCACCGCCGAGGAGACCGGACTTTCCAGGGAGGACGTTATCTCCATGCTTCCCCTCTACGATTTCGACACCACCATAAGGCCGTCGGACGTGGAGGAATTGAAGAGG
This portion of the Dethiosulfovibrio salsuginis genome encodes:
- a CDS encoding ABC transporter substrate-binding protein encodes the protein MRKLILAIAITVMAGTVLCAEDKGSLAVTYVKAPLNVPSILQKKLGLIEEAFPGWTISHPELNAGPKQTAGLASGSVDITNCLGGTSAILAFVNGVDLKVIGIYGRSPKAFTILAKDGSIQKVSDLKGKKVAGPKGTILHQLLVAALKREGLKPSDVEFVGMGLSEGVTAMLNGNVEACLAAGPAVLRATEQGARIIADGEGLVDATTVIAVRGDLLRNHPETVRKFLEVDRKSRAIMEQERDRAIDITAEETGLSREDVISMLPLYDFDTTIRPSDVEELKRTQDFLFDNEMLPRKGDMDAMIATDI